The bacterium genome window below encodes:
- the uvrA gene encoding excinuclease ABC subunit UvrA, whose translation MPAKKASTKGKAKRSAASKATGAASSLIIRGARVHNLKNIDIELPHQSLIVITGVSGSGKSSLAFDTIYAEGQRRYVESLSAYARQFLERMDKPDVDFIQGIAPAIAIEQKTTSRNPRSTVGTTTEVYDYLRLLYARIGKTYCVNDGELVQRDSVRTVMERFETLKDGSKLYIMFPMHAHEGHSMEDELENLRKQGFIRIVVGDELINLEETDTLEVEKDEVLVLVDRLVWRAGKDSGRYSDSLQTAFVEGDGYVRVRLLENGEEWAFNSRFACSVCGTAYAEPEPQLFSFNSPAGACPTCQGFGRTTGIDPNLVVPNVNKTLGEGAVQPWSTPKHSKHQRDLERVAHEHNIRLDVPYRELEDRERDFVWDGAKGFKGIRGFFKMVESKNYKMHYRILMARYRGYTTCESCGGSRLQPHALAVRVAGRSLGTLVSMPIDRLHAFFDDVELTAFEMDVAGRIMTEVRKRLRILTEIGLGYLTMDRLSHTLSGGEAQRINIATSLGSSLVGSMYVLDEPTIGLHPRDNTRLISILQSLRDSGNTVIVVEHDAEMMQVADMIVDIGPLAGENGGEIVAATTLGQLKRRKQSLTGQYLSGKLTIPIPTSRRKGKSRMTIQQARQNNLKEIDVRIPIGVFTCVTGVSGSGKSTLVHDILYGGLKKEIDGAFEEEIGSFSGFSGHKRIKHVEMVDQSPIGRTPRSNPITYLKAFDGIRDLFASTPAAKLRGYAPGAFSFNVPGGRCDVCEGDGSIKVEMQFMADLYLECESCKGTRYKKEILDIRFNGKNIVDVLNMTVTEALVFFESVPRVANKLQVLDDVGLGYMRLGQSATTLSGGEAQRLKLALHLSSRSDGHTLFIFDEPTTGLHFHDVSKLLNCFNALIEAGHSVLIIEHNLDVIKCADWLIDLGPEGGEQGGEIVAEGTPEDVAKVASSYTGRFLREILAAG comes from the coding sequence ATGCCAGCGAAAAAAGCATCAACAAAAGGGAAAGCAAAGCGCTCAGCCGCATCCAAAGCGACAGGCGCCGCTTCTTCCCTCATCATCAGGGGCGCAAGGGTCCACAATCTCAAGAACATCGATATCGAGCTGCCGCATCAATCGTTGATCGTTATCACCGGGGTGAGCGGTTCCGGAAAATCGAGCCTGGCGTTCGATACCATTTATGCGGAGGGACAGCGCCGCTACGTGGAGAGCCTTTCCGCATATGCCCGGCAGTTTCTCGAGCGCATGGACAAACCCGACGTGGATTTCATCCAGGGCATCGCACCCGCCATCGCCATCGAGCAGAAAACCACGAGCCGCAATCCCCGCTCCACTGTGGGCACCACCACGGAAGTCTACGATTATCTGCGCCTGCTGTACGCGCGCATCGGCAAGACATATTGCGTGAACGACGGTGAGCTCGTGCAGCGCGACTCCGTGCGAACGGTCATGGAGCGCTTCGAGACGCTGAAAGACGGCAGCAAGCTGTACATCATGTTTCCCATGCACGCGCATGAGGGACACAGTATGGAGGATGAACTCGAGAATCTGCGCAAGCAGGGCTTCATCCGCATTGTCGTCGGCGACGAGCTGATCAATCTCGAGGAAACTGACACACTGGAGGTGGAGAAAGACGAAGTCCTGGTGCTCGTCGACCGCCTCGTGTGGCGTGCGGGGAAGGACAGCGGACGCTACTCTGATTCCCTGCAAACCGCCTTTGTCGAGGGGGACGGCTACGTGCGCGTGCGACTGCTCGAAAATGGCGAGGAATGGGCGTTTAATTCCCGCTTCGCCTGCAGCGTCTGCGGCACGGCGTATGCCGAACCCGAACCGCAGCTGTTTTCCTTCAACAGTCCCGCCGGTGCCTGTCCCACCTGCCAGGGCTTCGGCCGGACAACCGGCATCGATCCGAATCTCGTCGTTCCCAACGTGAACAAAACCCTGGGTGAAGGAGCGGTACAGCCCTGGAGCACTCCAAAGCACAGCAAGCATCAGCGCGACCTCGAACGCGTCGCGCATGAGCATAACATCCGCCTCGATGTGCCCTATCGTGAACTCGAGGACAGGGAAAGGGATTTTGTCTGGGACGGTGCGAAAGGCTTCAAGGGGATTCGCGGCTTCTTCAAGATGGTGGAATCCAAGAACTACAAGATGCACTACCGCATTCTCATGGCACGGTACCGTGGGTACACCACCTGTGAAAGCTGCGGTGGTTCACGGCTGCAGCCTCATGCGCTCGCCGTGCGTGTTGCGGGACGCAGTCTTGGCACCCTGGTCAGCATGCCCATTGATCGCCTGCATGCGTTTTTCGATGACGTGGAACTCACTGCCTTCGAGATGGATGTGGCGGGACGCATCATGACGGAAGTCCGCAAGCGCCTGCGCATCCTCACGGAAATCGGACTCGGCTACCTGACCATGGATCGCCTCTCGCACACCCTTTCGGGTGGTGAGGCGCAGCGCATCAACATCGCCACGTCGCTCGGCTCCTCACTGGTCGGCTCCATGTATGTTCTCGACGAACCGACGATCGGTCTGCACCCGCGCGACAACACGCGCCTCATAAGCATTCTGCAGTCGCTCCGTGACAGCGGGAATACCGTAATCGTCGTCGAGCACGACGCCGAAATGATGCAGGTCGCCGATATGATCGTCGACATTGGTCCTCTCGCCGGCGAAAACGGTGGAGAAATCGTAGCCGCGACGACGCTCGGACAGCTCAAGCGCAGAAAGCAATCGCTCACCGGTCAGTACCTCAGCGGCAAACTCACCATTCCGATTCCAACGTCCCGCCGTAAAGGCAAAAGCCGCATGACGATTCAGCAGGCCCGGCAGAACAACCTTAAGGAAATCGACGTCCGCATCCCGATCGGCGTGTTCACCTGCGTCACCGGTGTGAGCGGCTCGGGGAAAAGCACGCTGGTGCATGATATCCTGTATGGTGGATTGAAAAAGGAAATCGATGGCGCGTTCGAGGAAGAGATCGGCAGTTTCTCGGGCTTTTCCGGTCACAAGCGCATCAAGCATGTAGAGATGGTGGACCAGTCGCCGATCGGACGCACACCGCGCTCAAATCCCATCACCTATCTGAAGGCTTTCGATGGCATACGGGATCTCTTCGCTTCCACCCCGGCTGCGAAATTGCGCGGATACGCTCCCGGCGCCTTTTCCTTCAATGTGCCCGGGGGACGCTGCGACGTGTGCGAAGGCGATGGATCGATCAAGGTGGAAATGCAGTTCATGGCGGATCTCTATCTCGAATGTGAATCCTGCAAGGGCACGCGCTACAAAAAGGAAATCCTTGACATCCGTTTCAACGGAAAGAATATTGTAGATGTGCTGAACATGACGGTGACCGAAGCCCTTGTGTTCTTCGAAAGCGTCCCACGCGTGGCGAACAAGCTGCAGGTGCTCGACGATGTCGGACTCGGATACATGCGCCTGGGACAGTCTGCCACGACGCTTTCCGGCGGGGAAGCGCAGCGTCTCAAGCTTGCGCTGCACCTGTCTTCACGCAGCGACGGACACACCCTGTTCATTTTTGATGAACCGACGACAGGACTGCATTTCCACGATGTGAGCAAACTGCTCAATTGTTTCAACGCGTTGATAGAAGCCGGTCACAGCGTACTCATCATCGAACACAATCTCGATGTCATCAAATGTGCTGACTGGCTGATAGATCTTGGTCCGGAGGGCGGCGAACAAGGTGGAGAAATCGTTGCTGAAGGTACACCGGAAGACGTTGCCAAGGTCGCTTCGAGTTACACAGGCCGCTTCCTCCGCGAAATCCTGGCAGCAGGATAG
- a CDS encoding VOC family protein codes for MANTISWFEIPVEGFDRAKRFYEKLLGITIEEQEIGGALFGFLGNWQEEGVTGAIVKHEWYMPSEQGVMIYLNAGEDLNPMLTRAEAGGAQVLMPKTQISEDVGYMAVFRDTEGNRIALHSPH; via the coding sequence ATGGCAAACACTATCAGCTGGTTTGAAATCCCTGTTGAGGGATTCGACCGGGCCAAGCGTTTCTATGAGAAGCTGCTCGGCATCACCATCGAAGAGCAGGAAATCGGCGGCGCGCTGTTCGGTTTCCTGGGTAACTGGCAGGAGGAAGGCGTCACAGGCGCCATCGTCAAACATGAATGGTACATGCCGTCCGAACAGGGCGTCATGATTTATCTCAACGCCGGTGAGGATCTCAATCCCATGCTCACGCGTGCGGAAGCCGGCGGCGCGCAGGTGCTGATGCCGAAAACGCAGATCTCCGAAGACGTCGGCTACATGGCGGTCTTCCGCGATACGGAAGGAAATCGCATCGCACTGCATTCCCCGCACTAA
- a CDS encoding NusG domain II-containing protein, with protein MDRREFFKLGFLQVKDQARKSAPEVIRNKISQTLIDVSVLTENVDKAERLAEEYLAEYFGERFLRLRQSHLSGTLPGGIVLFEGIRRRDFHDGASLFYAALRDLEEELQLGELQSDPVLLRYVNRIPDFSRTAEVYRDGKLVQAIPLHEDAEYDLEGHDGGHLLVVVSDRRLSVQSASCRYGICAAHPPIITPGQRITCVPNRLSIAIGLQQ; from the coding sequence ATGGACAGGAGAGAATTTTTCAAACTCGGCTTTCTTCAGGTGAAGGACCAGGCGCGCAAATCTGCACCCGAGGTTATTCGCAATAAAATTTCCCAGACCCTGATTGATGTCAGCGTGCTCACCGAGAACGTTGACAAGGCGGAACGGCTGGCGGAGGAATACCTCGCAGAGTATTTCGGAGAACGCTTTCTCCGCCTGCGGCAAAGCCATCTCAGTGGTACCCTCCCCGGCGGTATCGTGCTGTTCGAAGGCATTCGCCGGCGGGATTTCCATGATGGTGCTTCACTGTTTTATGCGGCACTGCGTGATCTCGAAGAGGAGCTGCAGCTCGGGGAACTGCAGAGCGATCCGGTGCTGCTGCGCTATGTCAACCGCATACCGGATTTCAGTCGCACGGCGGAAGTGTACAGGGATGGGAAACTCGTGCAGGCTATTCCGCTGCATGAAGATGCGGAGTATGATCTTGAGGGACATGACGGGGGACACCTGCTTGTGGTCGTCAGCGACAGGCGCCTTTCCGTGCAGTCCGCTTCCTGCAGGTATGGCATCTGTGCCGCGCATCCGCCTATCATCACTCCGGGACAACGCATTACCTGTGTTCCCAATCGGCTGAGTATTGCGATCGGGCTGCAGCAATAA
- a CDS encoding DMT family transporter has protein sequence MPFLGEFSALLTAFLWSGTSMVFTEATTRVGSIQVNISRMILALVLLLLSVLVMGLDLRMSSSQLLNLTYSGIVGLVLGDSFLFRAFKDIGARVSMLVMSLVPGFTALMALAFLDESLSLQVIIGMVVTISGVAIVVLERRPAAAERYNVTPKGLLFALLGAMGQASGLIFAKLAFVEAPIHGLVATTVRIGTAVIIFLPAALLLRWYRNPFTVYKNNPTAFGYTAAGAVLGPFLGITFSFIAIAYTEVAVATTIMALPPIIMLPLVRYFYHEKLSLRAIGGAVVAVAGVAVLFLR, from the coding sequence ATGCCCTTTCTTGGAGAATTCAGCGCACTGCTGACCGCATTTCTGTGGTCGGGAACATCCATGGTATTCACCGAGGCGACCACACGCGTCGGCTCCATTCAGGTGAATATTTCACGCATGATACTTGCGCTCGTGCTGCTGTTGCTTTCCGTTCTGGTCATGGGGCTCGACCTGCGCATGTCATCCTCGCAGCTGCTCAACCTGACGTACAGCGGCATCGTCGGACTCGTGCTCGGCGACAGTTTCCTGTTCCGGGCCTTCAAGGATATCGGTGCACGCGTGTCCATGCTCGTGATGTCGCTCGTTCCCGGGTTTACCGCCCTGATGGCGTTGGCCTTCCTCGATGAGTCGCTTTCGCTGCAGGTGATTATCGGTATGGTCGTCACCATCTCCGGTGTGGCCATCGTCGTACTCGAACGGCGTCCCGCCGCCGCGGAGCGGTACAACGTGACACCGAAAGGACTGCTGTTCGCATTGCTCGGTGCGATGGGACAGGCTTCAGGACTGATATTCGCCAAGCTGGCCTTCGTCGAGGCTCCCATTCACGGACTCGTCGCAACCACCGTGCGCATCGGTACGGCCGTGATTATCTTCCTCCCCGCGGCGCTGCTGCTGCGCTGGTACCGCAACCCGTTCACCGTGTACAAGAACAATCCGACCGCATTTGGATACACTGCCGCAGGTGCCGTGCTGGGTCCCTTTCTCGGCATCACCTTCAGCTTCATCGCCATCGCGTATACTGAAGTTGCGGTGGCAACGACCATCATGGCACTGCCACCCATCATCATGCTTCCCCTTGTGCGGTACTTCTACCATGAAAAATTGAGCCTGCGCGCCATCGGAGGCGCCGTCGTCGCGGTGGCTGGTGTGGCCGTCCTTTTCCTTCGCTGA
- a CDS encoding Spx/MgsR family RNA polymerase-binding regulatory protein has product MAKKAAAKKPAAKKPAAKKAVKKAVKKAAPKKAAKKAVKKAAPKKAAAKKAVKKATKKAAPKKAAAKKVVKKATKKAAPKKAAAKKTVKKAVKKAAPKKAAKKAVKKATPKKAAAKKAVKKATKKAAPKKAAAKKKAPAKKSTAKKATKKKASPRRAAAKNQSAAHKKATQRGRAASTEVWGIKTCGTTRKAMKFLDGNKVPYVFKDLKTEQPPKTLLREALKGMDGYRKAFNTSGGSYKTGGWKDKVDGMNKEQVVDALSKDTMLIKRPLVRGKKGITIGFDEAAIKKAVK; this is encoded by the coding sequence ATGGCCAAGAAAGCAGCAGCGAAGAAACCCGCTGCGAAAAAACCCGCGGCGAAGAAGGCGGTGAAAAAAGCCGTGAAGAAAGCTGCGCCGAAGAAGGCTGCGAAGAAAGCAGTGAAGAAGGCTGCGCCGAAAAAAGCTGCGGCGAAGAAAGCGGTGAAGAAGGCCACGAAGAAAGCCGCACCGAAGAAAGCTGCCGCGAAGAAAGTGGTGAAGAAGGCCACGAAGAAAGCTGCACCGAAGAAGGCTGCCGCGAAGAAAACCGTGAAAAAAGCCGTGAAAAAAGCTGCGCCGAAAAAAGCTGCGAAGAAGGCTGTGAAGAAAGCAACGCCGAAAAAAGCAGCAGCGAAAAAAGCAGTGAAGAAGGCCACGAAGAAAGCGGCGCCGAAGAAGGCTGCCGCAAAGAAGAAAGCCCCTGCCAAGAAGAGTACGGCGAAAAAAGCGACCAAGAAAAAAGCTTCGCCTAGAAGGGCCGCAGCAAAGAACCAGTCTGCGGCCCATAAAAAAGCGACGCAACGCGGTCGAGCCGCAAGTACCGAAGTCTGGGGCATCAAGACCTGCGGGACCACCCGCAAGGCAATGAAGTTCCTCGACGGCAACAAGGTACCGTATGTCTTCAAGGACCTGAAAACAGAGCAGCCGCCTAAAACGCTGCTGCGCGAAGCACTCAAAGGTATGGACGGCTACCGCAAGGCGTTCAACACCAGCGGTGGTTCGTACAAGACCGGAGGATGGAAAGACAAGGTCGACGGGATGAACAAAGAGCAGGTTGTCGATGCGCTCAGCAAAGACACCATGCTCATCAAACGTCCCCTGGTGAGAGGAAAGAAAGGTATCACCATCGGCTTCGATGAAGCGGCGATCAAGAAAGCCGTGAAATAG
- the corA gene encoding magnesium/cobalt transporter CorA, which translates to MVRKQWQRITRNRIPRLRKRKEAGLPPGTVIYTGESREGTAELRYLRYTPEVVYEEVITPDDLPALADREGVQWLRVEGVHDVEMLERIGAAFGLHALTLEDISNASHRPKFEQFEQYLFIVLRHLRDDNGEALDEENICLLLIGNLVLSFSDSEQKVFAPNKERIGAANGRFRARGADYLLYSLIDSVVDHYVLILENMDDAVEELEEAVLGNPSREIITRLHDLRRSLTRLRRAVLPLRDVVMQLQREETEMVGSDITMFLHDVQDHLNQVLDMIESDRETIGGLIELYMTHESNRMNEVMKVLTVIATVFIPLTFIAGIYGMNFEYMPELRTAWGYPAVLTLMFGIAAGMFLFFRRRGWL; encoded by the coding sequence ATGGTACGGAAGCAATGGCAACGCATCACTCGCAACAGAATTCCCCGCCTGCGGAAACGCAAGGAAGCGGGACTCCCACCTGGCACCGTCATCTATACCGGCGAATCGCGTGAAGGCACCGCCGAGCTGCGCTATCTTCGCTACACACCGGAGGTCGTGTATGAAGAAGTCATCACCCCGGATGACCTTCCCGCACTGGCTGATCGCGAAGGCGTGCAGTGGCTGCGCGTCGAAGGTGTGCATGATGTCGAGATGCTTGAGCGTATCGGGGCGGCCTTCGGACTGCATGCGCTTACGCTCGAAGACATCAGCAATGCGTCGCATCGGCCCAAGTTCGAACAGTTCGAACAGTACCTCTTCATTGTATTGCGTCATCTGCGCGATGACAATGGTGAAGCGCTGGATGAAGAAAATATCTGTCTGCTGCTGATCGGGAATCTCGTTCTTTCCTTCAGCGATTCCGAGCAGAAGGTGTTCGCACCGAACAAAGAGCGCATCGGTGCGGCGAACGGACGCTTCCGTGCGCGCGGTGCGGATTACCTCCTCTATTCGCTGATCGATTCCGTCGTCGATCACTACGTGCTCATTCTCGAAAACATGGATGATGCTGTCGAAGAACTGGAAGAAGCGGTGCTCGGCAATCCGTCCCGCGAGATCATTACGCGATTGCATGATCTGCGCCGAAGCCTCACGCGTCTGCGCCGCGCCGTGCTGCCCCTTCGCGACGTCGTCATGCAGCTGCAGCGGGAAGAGACGGAAATGGTCGGCAGTGATATCACGATGTTCCTGCATGATGTCCAGGATCATCTCAACCAGGTACTCGACATGATTGAGAGTGATCGGGAGACCATCGGAGGATTGATCGAACTGTACATGACGCATGAGAGCAACCGGATGAACGAAGTCATGAAAGTGCTGACCGTGATTGCCACGGTGTTCATACCCCTCACCTTCATCGCCGGAATTTACGGGATGAACTTCGAGTACATGCCCGAACTCCGCACGGCCTGGGGATACCCCGCCGTGCTGACGCTGATGTTCGGTATCGCGGCAGGCATGTTTCTTTTCTTCCGTCGCCGGGGATGGCTCTAG
- a CDS encoding 3'-5' exonuclease yields MSTPTQHVLQLSRPLAFFDLETTGVNIRSDRIVEIAVLKYLPNGTVRELTSRINPEIPIPPDATAVHGITDADVALQPTFTQFADTLLAFLDGCDLSGFNVRRFDLPLLQLELQRCQRTLPMEGRHVIDVQTIFHRKEPRDLSAALRFYCKREHEGAHGALADAQATADILAAQLQHYEDLPSDIAALEEVVHPKDPSWVDAEGKLVWEGNNVIIAFGKYRGTSLQQLINRDRDYLHWILDGGFHESTKSVIRKALEGSLPEGPPSLFAQENG; encoded by the coding sequence ATGTCGACACCGACGCAGCACGTATTGCAGCTCTCGCGTCCCCTGGCTTTCTTCGATCTCGAGACCACGGGCGTGAACATCCGGAGCGATCGCATCGTCGAAATCGCAGTGCTGAAGTACCTCCCGAACGGCACCGTCCGCGAACTCACCTCCCGCATCAATCCTGAAATTCCGATTCCCCCCGACGCCACGGCGGTGCACGGCATCACCGATGCCGACGTCGCACTGCAACCCACATTCACACAGTTCGCCGATACGCTGCTCGCGTTTCTCGACGGCTGTGATCTGAGCGGCTTCAACGTACGACGCTTTGATCTTCCGCTGCTGCAGCTCGAGTTGCAGCGCTGCCAGCGAACACTGCCGATGGAAGGACGCCACGTGATCGACGTGCAGACGATCTTCCACCGGAAGGAACCGCGCGATCTCTCCGCAGCTCTGCGTTTTTATTGCAAGCGCGAACACGAAGGCGCGCATGGTGCACTGGCGGATGCGCAGGCGACAGCGGATATTCTCGCCGCGCAGCTGCAGCACTATGAAGATCTCCCTTCCGATATTGCCGCACTTGAAGAAGTGGTGCATCCGAAAGACCCGTCATGGGTTGATGCCGAAGGCAAACTTGTGTGGGAAGGAAATAATGTTATTATAGCCTTTGGCAAATACCGTGGCACATCATTACAGCAGCTTATCAATCGTGATCGCGACTATCTCCATTGGATTCTCGATGGAGGATTTCATGAATCGACGAAATCGGTAATTCGCAAGGCCCTGGAAGGCTCCCTTCCTGAAGGGCCTCCATCCTTATTCGCGCAAGAGAACGGATAA
- a CDS encoding TSUP family transporter, whose protein sequence is MGGLVDSMAGGGGLITLPSLLAAGVPPHIALATNKVQSAIGTTVSTLRYIRSGYVLLRLGILGFACSFAGSYSGAWTVLRVPASSLNAIIPILIVIVAAVTFLRRDFGMKDEKRDLRRMHYLIAGLFAFVLGFYDGFFGPGTGSFLAFGFVLIFRFGFLRATAHAKLLNLASNYAAILAFVVGGELYWHIALPMGVANLTGAWTGAGLAIRGGSKVIKPVFGAVLMGLLVKIVFF, encoded by the coding sequence ATGGGCGGACTCGTGGATTCCATGGCCGGAGGAGGCGGGTTGATAACACTGCCCTCCCTGCTCGCGGCGGGTGTGCCGCCACATATCGCACTTGCGACCAATAAGGTTCAGAGCGCCATCGGAACCACGGTAAGCACATTGCGATACATTCGCAGCGGATACGTCCTTCTGCGCCTCGGGATCCTGGGCTTCGCGTGTTCTTTTGCGGGCAGCTACTCAGGCGCGTGGACGGTACTGCGTGTCCCGGCCTCCTCGCTCAACGCCATCATACCCATTCTCATCGTCATCGTTGCTGCGGTAACCTTCCTTCGCAGGGATTTCGGGATGAAAGACGAGAAGCGGGACCTTCGTCGCATGCATTACCTTATCGCGGGACTGTTCGCTTTTGTACTCGGCTTTTACGACGGGTTCTTCGGTCCTGGAACCGGCTCTTTCCTCGCTTTCGGCTTCGTGCTTATTTTCCGCTTCGGTTTTCTGCGGGCCACGGCGCATGCGAAACTCCTCAACCTCGCCAGCAACTATGCCGCCATCCTGGCTTTCGTGGTCGGCGGGGAGCTGTACTGGCATATCGCGCTGCCCATGGGCGTGGCGAATCTCACCGGCGCATGGACGGGAGCGGGACTTGCGATCCGCGGCGGCAGCAAGGTAATCAAACCTGTATTTGGCGCTGTTCTCATGGGATTGCTGGTAAAAATTGTCTTTTTCTGA
- a CDS encoding isoamylase early set domain-containing protein, with protein MPKKSYTRTGRSCRVTFYLPAEVQAQRVALCGEFNDWDAEAHPLRVRKDGTRYISLSLDAGRSYRYRFLVDGDRWENDWNADAYAPNEYGSEDSIVHV; from the coding sequence ATGCCCAAGAAGAGTTATACCCGAACCGGTCGTTCCTGCCGGGTGACGTTCTATCTCCCTGCCGAAGTGCAGGCGCAGCGCGTTGCCCTGTGCGGGGAATTCAATGACTGGGATGCCGAGGCGCATCCCTTGCGCGTGCGAAAAGACGGGACACGCTACATTTCCCTGAGCCTGGATGCGGGTCGTTCGTACCGTTATCGTTTTCTCGTCGATGGAGATCGTTGGGAGAACGACTGGAATGCAGATGCCTATGCACCGAACGAGTATGGAAGTGAAGACAGCATTGTGCATGTCTGA
- a CDS encoding DUF58 domain-containing protein, which translates to MRQDNRSTYLRPDVVSRLSTMEMRARLVVEGFITGLHKSPYHGFSVEFAEHRQYMPGDEIRRIDWKVYGRTDRYYIKQFEEETNLKSYLVLDTSRSMEFKSEGNITKLQYASYLAAALSYLMMRQQDAVGLLTYDEQLQKFMPPHSTKVYLQTILLELEKLQAAHATGTGRALNMAAERLNRRGLVMIFSDLFDDPDQVLSALKHFRYNQHEVILFHILDPRERNFDFGRDAIFRDMENNEEMMTQPYQIQRAYQEAMRDFIARYKKECREQRIDYVLLDTATPFDTALFEYLNKRRKIGG; encoded by the coding sequence ATGAGACAGGACAACAGAAGCACATATCTGCGTCCCGATGTTGTCTCCCGCCTTTCCACCATGGAGATGCGGGCACGCCTGGTGGTGGAAGGATTCATCACGGGCCTGCATAAAAGTCCCTATCACGGCTTCAGTGTCGAATTCGCCGAACACCGGCAGTATATGCCAGGCGACGAAATTCGCCGTATCGACTGGAAGGTGTACGGTCGTACCGACCGGTACTACATCAAACAGTTCGAGGAAGAGACGAATCTCAAGAGCTATCTCGTTCTCGACACCAGCCGTTCGATGGAGTTCAAGTCCGAAGGCAACATCACGAAGCTGCAATACGCCTCCTACCTCGCCGCCGCCCTGTCATACCTGATGATGCGGCAGCAGGATGCGGTGGGACTGCTCACCTATGACGAGCAGCTGCAGAAATTCATGCCGCCGCATTCCACGAAAGTCTACCTGCAGACCATTCTTCTCGAACTTGAAAAGCTGCAGGCGGCACATGCCACGGGTACGGGACGCGCGTTGAACATGGCTGCCGAACGGCTGAACCGCCGCGGACTCGTCATGATTTTCAGCGATCTCTTCGACGATCCCGACCAGGTGCTGAGCGCACTCAAACATTTCCGCTACAACCAGCACGAAGTTATCCTTTTCCACATCCTTGATCCGCGGGAACGGAATTTCGATTTCGGACGTGACGCGATTTTCCGGGATATGGAAAACAATGAAGAGATGATGACGCAGCCCTACCAGATACAGCGTGCTTACCAGGAAGCCATGCGTGATTTCATCGCCCGCTACAAGAAGGAATGCCGCGAGCAGCGCATTGACTACGTCCTGCTCGATACCGCAACCCCGTTCGATACCGCCCTGTTTGAATACCTGAACAAACGACGCAAAATAGGGGGATAA
- a CDS encoding tetratricopeptide repeat protein produces the protein MKTVLSLLAITAVLFAACSSGSDSGDMFSKARGLEEDGKATDALALYEQIVKDTPDAEEAPEALFRSAALYYNEQKDKLKAATTYELVAEKYPQSTFAHRGLFIAGFTYANELGNYERARVAYEKYLQQYPDSSMAETARFELENLGKTPEELLESLQNSSPQASE, from the coding sequence ATGAAAACTGTACTTTCTCTTCTTGCCATCACCGCCGTGCTTTTCGCTGCCTGCTCCTCAGGCAGTGACAGTGGTGACATGTTCTCCAAGGCACGCGGTCTCGAGGAAGACGGGAAGGCAACTGACGCACTCGCTCTGTACGAGCAAATCGTCAAGGACACACCGGATGCAGAAGAAGCACCGGAGGCGCTGTTCCGTTCCGCAGCACTGTATTACAACGAACAGAAAGACAAACTCAAGGCCGCGACGACGTACGAGCTGGTCGCTGAAAAATATCCGCAGAGCACGTTTGCGCATCGCGGGCTTTTCATAGCCGGCTTCACGTATGCAAACGAGCTCGGGAATTACGAGCGCGCGCGCGTGGCGTATGAAAAATATCTGCAGCAGTATCCGGACAGTTCCATGGCGGAAACCGCGCGTTTCGAACTCGAAAACCTCGGGAAAACGCCGGAAGAGCTGCTCGAATCCCTGCAGAACTCTTCGCCGCAGGCCTCTGAATAA